In the genome of Budorcas taxicolor isolate Tak-1 chromosome 7, Takin1.1, whole genome shotgun sequence, the window GCCGCTCTGAGGCCTGACTGTCCCGCAGGTACGCCTTCACTGTGGTGGCCAACATCACTGTCTACGGAGCTGCCTGGCTTCTGCTACACCTGCAGGGCTCTCCCCGCACTGGCCCCGCTGAGGATGTCAGCGACCAACTAGGGGTCCAGGATGTGCCAGTGTTCCGGGTGAGCTGGGGGCGCTGGGAGGGGTGCTCCCAAGGACCTGAGCTCAGGGTTGGGGTCAAGTGTCACTGCTGACCACTCTCCTACCCGGTCCCCAGAACCTCTCCCTGCTGGTGGTGGGTGTCGGAGCTGTCTTTTCACTGCTGTTCCACCTGGGCACCAGGGAGGGGCGCCGGCGGCAGGTGGAGGAGCCCGGTGAACACAGCCCCCTGTTGGCTCCCTCTACCGCCCAGCCCTTGCTGCTCTGGAAACACTGGCTTCGGGAGCCAGCCTTTTATCAGGTATGACATTAGGGGGAGGAGGGTCAAACAAGGTTGGGGTTGATGCTCCTCCCCCACCAGGGCCCTCACTGTGCTGGGCTGCAGGCAGAGATGGCAGACACTAGAGCAAATGTACCCCTTCCGCAGTCCACACCCAGAACAGACATTACTAATAGATCATGCCATCTTCTCCACCTGACCAGCTAGGCGGTCACTACTAATGGTCAGGTGCCAGCTGCTGGGTGGCAAGCTGCAGGGTGACTCATCCTGACTTGGCACCCTGCCCCCTGGCCCCATGCTTCATGTGTTCCTAGGTTGGCCTGCTGTACATGAGCACGAGGCTTATTGTGAACCTGTCCCAGACGTACATAGCCATGTACCTCACCTACTCCCTCCACCTGCCCAAGGTGAGCCAGGCGGACAGGTTGGGACAGGGGTCCCTGAGCCTGCTGAGCCAGGCCCGACGTGTTTGCGCCCTCTCCACCCCATAGAGGTTCATCGCCACCATCCCGCTGGTGATGTACCTTAGCGGTTTCTGCTCCTCCTTCCTCATGAAGCCAGTGAACAAGTGCATCGGGAGGAATGTGAGTGGGAAGGCGGGGAGGGGGGTGCCCCCAGAACCTGGGCGACTCCAGACAGGGCACCCACATCCTGATGGGAAGTGAGTTGTAGAACCCGGCGTTGAGCACCCTGTGACCACCCACAGCCCTCTAGAGGTCAGGAGTAGGCCTGGCGGGTATGACTGAGGAACCAAACACttcatttgatttcctttattaacTCGTGTTGAGACATGAGTAGCCACCAGTCTCTAGTGGCAGCCATGGCAGACAGCTTAGCGGTAGAACATGCGCTCCATGGATCACTCAGTATCAGCAGGCTCAGAACCTCGGAATTCTCCGAGGTCAGAGTTGGGGGCTCCTTAGGGATGACCCAGCTCAGTCCTCGTTtgctggggctgggggccagaTTGGAGACCAGAAAGGGCTGGTGTCCGGCTCAGGGCTGCCCAATGAGGTGGGCCTGACGCCGGGCTGGGTGCTCTGCAGATGACCTACTTTGTGGGCCTCCTGGTGATCCTGGCCTTTGCAGCCTGGGTGGCGCTGGCAGATGAGCTGGGCGTGGCTGTGTATGTGGCGGCTGTGTTGCT includes:
- the MFSD12 gene encoding major facilitator superfamily domain-containing protein 12 isoform X2; protein product: MGARDTEVTWRDLLPTLRQTGRQTKNFCTICVLLSFPFIFSPCLGCGPATPEWAALLYYGPFIVIFQFGWAATQIAHLSLIPELVTNDHEKVELTALRYAFTVVANITVYGAAWLLLHLQGSPRTGPAEDVSDQLGVQDVPVFRNLSLLVVGVGAVFSLLFHLGTREGRRRQVEEPGEHSPLLAPSTAQPLLLWKHWLREPAFYQVGLLYMSTRLIVNLSQTYIAMYLTYSLHLPKRFIATIPLVMYLSGFCSSFLMKPVNKCIGRNMTYFVGLLVILAFAAWVALADELGVAVYVAAVLLGMGCATILVTSLAMTADLIGPHTHSGAFVYGAMSFSDKVANGLAVMAIQSLHPCSLELCCKACVAFYHWVMVVVTGGVGVAATLALCSLLVWPIRLRKWDPGA